The Streptobacillus felis genome includes the window AACTTGTCCTCCACCTTCTGCATAAAATGGAGTTCTATCAAATATTACTTCATATAGTCCATTTTCTAAATCTTTGAAGTGTAAAACTTTACCATAATCGTTTAAAGTATCATAACCAGTAAATAAAGTTTTACCATTTTCTTTATAGAACTTATCTACAAATTCATCTTTAATCATATCAGAATTTTTAACTCTTGAGTCTTGAGATCTTTTTACTTGTTCTTCAAGTTTAATGTTAAATTCTTCTTCAGATACTTCCATTTGATTGTTTTCTACTATTAACTTAGTAAATTCAAATGGGAATCCATATGTATCATATAGTTTAAATGATACTTCACTAGATAATTTAGTTTTATTTTCTTTTTTACATTTTTCTATTTCTTCAAATAAGATTTCAGTACCAGATTTTAAAGTTCTAGAGAATTTATCTTCTTCAGATTTAATGATGTTTTTAATATATTCTCTTTTTTGCTCTAATTCTGGATATGCTTCCTTCATATTTTCAATAACAGCATCTACTATTTCATGTAAGAAAGTAAGAGAGTTATCAAAAATATCACGGTTTTCAACTGCACCTGCACCGTATGCTCTTCTAATTAATTTTTTAAGGATGTATCCACGTCCTTCATTTGATGGTAAAACACCATCACAAATTAAAAATGTTGATGCTCTAAGATGGTCTGCAATTATTTTTACTGATACAGAAATTTTCTCTTCTTTAATATCTAATGTTTTTTTAATATTTTCAATAATTGGAGTAAATAAGTCAGTTTCAAAGTTATTTACTTTGTTTTGTACTACAGATGCTATTCTTTCAAGTCCTGCACCAGTATCTATATTTTTTTCTGGAAGTGGAACTAAAGATCCGTCCTCTAATCTATTCCATTCAGTAAATACAAGATTCCAAATTTCTAGGAATCTATTTCCTTCATCACCAGGTTTAGAGTTAATTTCTTCATTATTTTCACCCATAATTTGAGTATCGTAATATATTTCAGAACAAGGACCACATGAACCTATAGGACCTGCTGACCACCAGTTATCGTCATCTCCTAGTCTTACCATATGATCTTCAGGTACTCCAACTTCTTTAGTCCATATGTCATATGCTTCATCATCTGTTAAATATACAGATACATATAGTCTATTAGAATCTAATTTTAATACTTCTGTAATATATTCCCATGACCATTTAATAGATTCTCTTTTGAAATAATCTCCAAATGAAAAGTTACCTAACATTTCAAAGAAAGTATGATGTCTTGGAGTAACTCCAACATTTTCTAAGTCATTAGTTCTAATACATTTTTGATATGTTGTTATTCTACTATATGGTGCTTTTTTTTCTCCTAAAAAGAAAGATTTGAAAGGTACCATTCCTGCTACTGTTAAAAGTAAAGTTTTATCATCAGGGATTAATGAAGCACTTTCAAAATGTTTATGTTCTTTAGATTTGAAAAATTCTATAAAGCTTTTTCTTAATTCATTTCCAGTCATTTTTTATCACCTTTATTTAATATTTTTATTCTAAAATTATATCATAAAAATGTATTTATTTCAATAAATTTGGAACATGTGAAATAAATAAAAATATGATAATTTCAAGACTTATATACAAT containing:
- the alaS gene encoding alanine--tRNA ligase, which produces MTGNELRKSFIEFFKSKEHKHFESASLIPDDKTLLLTVAGMVPFKSFFLGEKKAPYSRITTYQKCIRTNDLENVGVTPRHHTFFEMLGNFSFGDYFKRESIKWSWEYITEVLKLDSNRLYVSVYLTDDEAYDIWTKEVGVPEDHMVRLGDDDNWWSAGPIGSCGPCSEIYYDTQIMGENNEEINSKPGDEGNRFLEIWNLVFTEWNRLEDGSLVPLPEKNIDTGAGLERIASVVQNKVNNFETDLFTPIIENIKKTLDIKEEKISVSVKIIADHLRASTFLICDGVLPSNEGRGYILKKLIRRAYGAGAVENRDIFDNSLTFLHEIVDAVIENMKEAYPELEQKREYIKNIIKSEEDKFSRTLKSGTEILFEEIEKCKKENKTKLSSEVSFKLYDTYGFPFEFTKLIVENNQMEVSEEEFNIKLEEQVKRSQDSRVKNSDMIKDEFVDKFYKENGKTLFTGYDTLNDYGKVLHFKDLENGLYEVIFDRTPFYAEGGGQVADRGVIKLDDKIVAEVKDVAKKSDVFIHYISGDKLELNKEYTLEVNKKIRNDIKKNHTATHLLHKALREILGTTVEQAGSLVNEEGLRFDFSYYEQVSPEQVEKIENRVNELILENLPVFINYENINDAISKGAMALFSDKYGDVVRVVDISGVSLELCGGIHVSSTGEIGLFKIKSEQGKASGVRRIEAITGYKSLEYVHSLEKDINDISNKFKTSPANLLPAINKFREEVKVQENTIKDLQRRLVKFEINVLTNEAIEINGVKVLVKSFKDKDVNELKDLVDRAKDILKSCVILFGSNNEKAVFVSGVTKDLTSKYHAGNIVKNAATIADGNGGGRPDFAQAGGKDGSKVKEALEKTLEFIKGI